In Acanthopagrus latus isolate v.2019 chromosome 17, fAcaLat1.1, whole genome shotgun sequence, the following are encoded in one genomic region:
- the cd22 gene encoding B-cell receptor CD22 isoform X1, giving the protein MKMGGGAAQSCWLLLTLSLKGILAGDWSVHLPSGPICAVIGSTVVLPCSYDYPQSSNETQERGRPPAQGGGGEEAQQYRVLSEMWCLEDSRCITPRYVFHSAGVLQDPSYMNRVEYLGQPGSKNCSLRISDVRQSDSGAYVFYLITSHPTEKMPEQIGVQLLVADSSSAVKVSGSPSSDITEGSALRLACCSPAAGPQASFRWYKSTSATPRHTGQVLNISEVTADDSGSYYCQIRTGDKVQNSTMLYIDVEYSPRNTAVWVSGELQDTLPVTLTCSSDANPPVHTYTWYHGAACLPTVDKSFHPATLSPATPTGRGPTLSSATITTEESGLHCCVSRNRHGSQTNSVTLKDSRAVPPSDSSGGKMVLVGVTIGVLLLIIAIVAIILTRRRKSSRHQSYVLTGTTATPPKL; this is encoded by the exons ATGAAGATGGGTGGTGGAgctgcacagagctgctggctgctgctcacACTCTCTCTGAAAG GTATTCTTGCtggtgattggtcagttcatcTCCCCTCAGGTCCTAtctgtgctgtgattggctccaCAGTGGTTCTCCCTTGTTCCTATGACTACCCTCAAAGTTCTAATGAAACCCAGGAGAGGGGACGGCCTCCTGCCCAG ggtggaggaggagaagaagcacaGCAGTACAGAGTTCTGTCTGAGATGTGGTGTCTCGAAGACAGCCGCTGTATCACACCAAG ATATGTCTTCCACAGCGCCGGTGTCTTGCAGGATCCATCCTACATGAACAGGGTTGAGTACCTGGGACAACCAGGAAGTAAAAACTGCTCTCTTAGGATTTCTGATGTGCGACAGTCGGACAGCGGAGCGTATGTGTTCTACCTCATCACGAGCCACCCGACAGAGAAGATGCCAGAGCAGATTGGTGTACAGCTGCTGGTGGCAG ATTCGTCCAGTGCAGTCAAAGTGTCAGGGAGTCCCTCTAGTGACATCACTGAGGGATCGGCCTTACGTCTGgcctgctgcagccctgcagccGGTCCACAGGCCAGCTTCAGATGGTACAAGAGCACGAGCGCCACTCCGAGACACACTGGACAGGTGTTGAACATCAGTGAGGTTACAGCTGATGACTCTGGCAGCTACTACTGTCAGATACGGACTGGGGACAAAGTGCAGAACTCTACAATGCTGTACATTGATGTAGAGT ACTCTCCTCGAAACACAGCTGTCTGGGTCTCTGGAGAGCTACAGGACACACTTCCTGTGactctgacctgcagcagtgatgctaacccacCGGTCCACACATACACCTGGTACCACGGTGCAGCGTGTCTCCCTACAGTGGACAAAAGTTTTCATCCAGCAACGCTATCTCCAGCTACACCCACAGGAAGAGGCCCGACACTCAGCAGTGCTACCATCACCACTGAGGAATCTGGactgcactgctgtgtgtcacGAAACAGACATGgctcacagacaaacagtgtaACGCTCAAAGATTCAAGAG CAGTGCCCCCGTCTGATTCTTCAGGAGGCAAAATGGTGCTAGTCGGAGTCACCATCGGTGTTCTACTGTTGATTATCGCCATAGTGGCGATTATCCTGACAAG GAGACGAAAATCATCCAGACACCAGTCGTATGTCCTCACAGGGACAACTGCTACACCACC GAAACTCTGA
- the cd22 gene encoding B-cell receptor CD22 isoform X2: MKMGGGAAQSCWLLLTLSLKGILAGDWSVHLPSGPICAVIGSTVVLPCSYDYPQSSNETQERGRPPAQGGGGEEAQQYRVLSEMWCLEDSRCITPRYVFHSAGVLQDPSYMNRVEYLGQPGSKNCSLRISDVRQSDSGAYVFYLITSHPTEKMPEQIGVQLLVADSSSAVKVSGSPSSDITEGSALRLACCSPAAGPQASFRWYKSTSATPRHTGQVLNISEVTADDSGSYYCQIRTGDKVQNSTMLYIDVEYSPRNTAVWVSGELQDTLPVTLTCSSDANPPVHTYTWYHGAACLPTVDKSFHPATLSPATPTGRGPTLSSATITTEESGLHCCVSRNRHGSQTNSVTLKDSRVPPSDSSGGKMVLVGVTIGVLLLIIAIVAIILTRRRKSSRHQSYVLTGTTATPPKL; encoded by the exons ATGAAGATGGGTGGTGGAgctgcacagagctgctggctgctgctcacACTCTCTCTGAAAG GTATTCTTGCtggtgattggtcagttcatcTCCCCTCAGGTCCTAtctgtgctgtgattggctccaCAGTGGTTCTCCCTTGTTCCTATGACTACCCTCAAAGTTCTAATGAAACCCAGGAGAGGGGACGGCCTCCTGCCCAG ggtggaggaggagaagaagcacaGCAGTACAGAGTTCTGTCTGAGATGTGGTGTCTCGAAGACAGCCGCTGTATCACACCAAG ATATGTCTTCCACAGCGCCGGTGTCTTGCAGGATCCATCCTACATGAACAGGGTTGAGTACCTGGGACAACCAGGAAGTAAAAACTGCTCTCTTAGGATTTCTGATGTGCGACAGTCGGACAGCGGAGCGTATGTGTTCTACCTCATCACGAGCCACCCGACAGAGAAGATGCCAGAGCAGATTGGTGTACAGCTGCTGGTGGCAG ATTCGTCCAGTGCAGTCAAAGTGTCAGGGAGTCCCTCTAGTGACATCACTGAGGGATCGGCCTTACGTCTGgcctgctgcagccctgcagccGGTCCACAGGCCAGCTTCAGATGGTACAAGAGCACGAGCGCCACTCCGAGACACACTGGACAGGTGTTGAACATCAGTGAGGTTACAGCTGATGACTCTGGCAGCTACTACTGTCAGATACGGACTGGGGACAAAGTGCAGAACTCTACAATGCTGTACATTGATGTAGAGT ACTCTCCTCGAAACACAGCTGTCTGGGTCTCTGGAGAGCTACAGGACACACTTCCTGTGactctgacctgcagcagtgatgctaacccacCGGTCCACACATACACCTGGTACCACGGTGCAGCGTGTCTCCCTACAGTGGACAAAAGTTTTCATCCAGCAACGCTATCTCCAGCTACACCCACAGGAAGAGGCCCGACACTCAGCAGTGCTACCATCACCACTGAGGAATCTGGactgcactgctgtgtgtcacGAAACAGACATGgctcacagacaaacagtgtaACGCTCAAAGATTCAAGAG TGCCCCCGTCTGATTCTTCAGGAGGCAAAATGGTGCTAGTCGGAGTCACCATCGGTGTTCTACTGTTGATTATCGCCATAGTGGCGATTATCCTGACAAG GAGACGAAAATCATCCAGACACCAGTCGTATGTCCTCACAGGGACAACTGCTACACCACC GAAACTCTGA
- the hpn gene encoding serine protease hepsin encodes MYAEKVVTEGKMGSRGISLTCVLTPCRVIGVCVTLMTLGAIGAAVWAVVTFCTMEEDTGLYDVQVNSADQRLRVFDSTQRRWRQVCSSSANELLASISCEEVGFVSVVNYSVSSVPEASGDGGEFFCVRQEELSYGKKIKDSLFPCDCESREVLTLLCQDCGRRSFAADRIVGGVDARQGSWPWQVSLQYDGVHQCGGSIISDRWIVSAAHCFPERYRFVNRWRVLLGSIYNKPVNANVAEVKTIVYHSSYLPFVDANIDDNSRDIAVLALTQPLTFNEYIQPVCLPAYGQRLIDGQMGTVTGWGNVGYYGHLADVLQEANVPIISDAVCNAPDYYDNQITTSMFCAGFDKGGTDACQGDSGGPFVADDCLSKTSRYRLLGVVSWGTGCAMAKKPGVYTKVSRFLPWISTAMRNYHNSPGVHKMART; translated from the exons ATGTATGCTGAGAAAGTTGTGACAGAGGGGAAGATGG ggagcAGGGGGAtctctctcacctgtgtgttgACCCCTTGCCGTGTGATAGGGGTGTGTGTTACGCTGATGACCTTGGGAGCCATTGGAGCAGCCGTCTGGGCCGTAG TTACGTTTTGCACAATGGAAGAAGATACAGGACTATATGATG TTCAAGTAAATTCTGCTGACCAACGACTCAGAGTCTTTGACTCCACCCAGAGGAGGTGGCGACAGGTGTGTTCCTCCTCAGCCAATGAGCTCCTAGCCAGCATCAGCTGTGAAGAAGTAGGTTTCGTCAG tgtgGTGAATTACTCAGTCTCATCGGTACCAGAGGCCAGTGGTGATGGAGGGGAGTTCTTCTGTGTCAGACAGGAAGAGCTCAGCTACGGCAAGAAAATCAAAGACTCATTGTTTCCATG TGACTGTGAGAGCAGGGAGGTTCTCACACTGTTGTGCCAAG actGTGGCAGGCGTAGTTTTGCAGCAGATCGTATAGTGGGTGGTGTGGATGCCAGGCAGGGCAGCTGGCCTTGGCAGGTCAGCTTGCAGTACGATGGTGTTCATCAGTGTGGAGGATCCATCATCTCAGACCGCTGGATTGTCTCTGCAGCTCACTGCTTCCCAGA ACGATATCGTTTCGTCAACCGCTGGCGTGTGCTGCTAGGCTCCATCTATAATAAACCGGTCAACGCCAACGTGGCGGAGGTGAAGACCATCGTCTACCACAGCAGCTACCTGCCCTTTGTAGATGCTAACATCGATGACAACAGCAGGGACATCGCTGTTCTGGCACTCACCCAGCCCCTCACTTTCAATG AGTACATCCAGCCTGTTTGCCTGCCAGCATACGGTCAGAGACTGATAGACGGCCAGATGGGAACAGTTACAGGCTGGGGAAATGTAGGTTACTACG gtCATCTAGCAGATGTTCTCCAGGAAGCAAATGTCCCCATCATTAGTGACGCTGTCTGTAACGCTCCTGATTACTATGACAATCAGATCACCACCAGTATGTTCTGTGCTGGCTTTGACAAAGGAGGCACTGATGCCTGCCAG GGAGACAGCGGTGGTCCTTTTGTGGCAGACGACTGCCTGTCTAAGACCAGTCGATATCGTCTGTTGGGGGTGGTGAGCTGGGGAACAGGCTGTGCCATGGCAAAGAAGCCCGGTGTCTACACCAAAGTGTCCAGATTTCTGCCCTGGATATCGACGGCCATGAGG AACTATCACAACTCACCAGGGGTTCATAAAATGGCCCGGACATGA
- the LOC119006512 gene encoding B-cell receptor CD22-like isoform X4, with protein MERWILIILVIMPGVWSGDWGVTLKSQCALKGTSVVLKCKYDYPSGHFVTSVGWYKARYVSGVGRLYPVRDPPSSPGHFRYAGNRWSDCSLEINDVQHTDEGQYYFEFETTFNRWMSRTYSHLSVKGLTAHAQPGTVTEGADVSLTCESGCDTPVNIVWFKDGLPARNPVFQARREDAGQYHCAILGQESVRSASVALNVHYAPEKVTLSMNPSGDIVKGSSITFSCSSDASPPVTQRGYSLYKDGHFVRSGQSHAISDVQPSHSGMYYCQAWNNISRRGNDLMKSAEVHLDVQYQPMNISVSMGPSNVVAGSSVNLTCSGAANPAAESYTWYRRTASSRSMLQVGSGQVLSIPSMEASHTGLYSCQARNQLGESNSTEVLLTMREEQRGSQSLPITAGIGVSLFVTLVLALLLLWRKQRTHAEKKTVSDSRLSGRGTTSTATEDQSDSVYVNIHTFPSSPPPATDVTPHNAIMAPVSCEDEVTYSTVTIKPRNPPPPHHGDRALQGSGSKARENDESVIYATVAKSR; from the exons ATGGAAAGGTGGATTCTTATCATCCTGGTCATAATGCCAG gTGTCTGGAGTGGGGACTGGGGGGTGACCTTGAAAAGTCAGTGTGCTTTAAAAGGGACATCAGTGGTTTTAAAGTGCAAGTATGATTATCCTAGCGGCCATTTCGTCACTTCAGTTGGCTGGTATAAAGCCCGATATGTGTCTGGCGTGGGGAGGTTGTATCCTGTGAGAGACCCCCCTTCATCCCCAGGCCACTTTAGATATGCAGGCAATCGCTGGAGTGACTGCAGTCTGGAGATCAATGATGTACAACACACTGATGAGGGACAGTACTATTTCGAATTTGAGACAACGTTCAACAGATGGATGAGTAGAACATACTCACACTTGTCTGTAAAAG GGTTGACCGCTCATGCACAGCCAGGCACTGTGACAGAGGGGGCCGATGTCAGTCTGACGTGTGAGTCAGGCTGTGATACACCTGTAAACATAGTCTGGTTCAAAGATGGTTTACCTGCACGAAATCCAGTCTTCCAGGCCAGAAGAGAGGATGCCGGGCAGTACCACTGTGCCATTCTGGGGCAAGAGAGCGTCAGGTCTGCCTCCGTGGCTCTGAATGTTCACT ACGCTCCAGAGAAAGTCACACTGTCGATGAATCCATCAGGAGACATCGTCAAAGGAAGTTCGATAactttctcctgcagcagtgatgCCAGCCCACCTGTGACGCAAAGAGGATACAGTCTGTATAAAGACGGACACTTTGTCAGGTCCGGACAGAGTCACGCCATCTCCGACGTCCAGCCCAGCCACAGCGGAATGTACTACTGTCAGGCCTGGAACAATATCAGCAGGAGGGGCAACGACCTCATGAAGTCTGCTGAGGTTCACCTTGATGTCCAGT aCCAGCCAATGAACATCTCTGTCTCAATGGGTCCATCGAATGTTGTTGCGGGCAGCAGTGTGAATCTGACCTGCAGTGGTGCTGCTAACCCTGCAGCAGAATCCTACACCTGGTACAGGAGAACAGCTTCCTCAAGATCCATGCTTCAGGTGGGGTCAGGACAGGTGCTGTCTATCCCCTCCATGGAGGCGTCCCACACTGGACTCTACAGCTGCCAGGCCAGGAACCAACTGGGAGAAAGCAACTCAACTGAGGTGCTGCTGACCATGAGGGAGGAACAGCGTG GCAGCCAGTCCCTCCCAATCACAGCTGGAATTGGAGTCTCTCTTTTTGTGACACTTGTGTTAGCTCTTCTTTTGCTCTG gagaaaacagagaaccCATGCAGAGAAAAAA ACTGTGTCTGACTCCAGGCTCAGTGGGAGAGGCACGACCTCAACAGCCACTGAAGATCAATCCGACAGTGTTTACGTCAACATCCACACGttcccatcctctcctccaccagccACTGACGTTACTCCTCACAATGCAATTATG GCGCCAGTGTCCTGTGAAGATGAGGTTACCTACTCAACAGTGACCATCAAACCCAGaaacccccctcctcctcatcatggAGACAGAGCGCTACAGGGCTCCGG GTCTAAAGCCAGAGAGAATGACGAGTCTGTGATCTATGCTACAGTGGCTAAATCCAGGTGA
- the LOC119006512 gene encoding B-cell receptor CD22-like isoform X3 — MERWILIILVIMPGVWSGDWGVTLKSQCALKGTSVVLKCKYDYPSGHFVTSVGWYKARYVSGVGRLYPVRDPPSSPGHFRYAGNRWSDCSLEINDVQHTDEGQYYFEFETTFNRWMSRTYSHLSVKGLTAHAQPGTVTEGADVSLTCESGCDTPVNIVWFKDGLPARNPVFQARREDAGQYHCAILGQESVRSASVALNVHYAPEKVTLSMNPSGDIVKGSSITFSCSSDASPPVTQRGYSLYKDGHFVRSGQSHAISDVQPSHSGMYYCQAWNNISRRGNDLMKSAEVHLDVQYQPMNISVSMGPSNVVAGSSVNLTCSGAANPAAESYTWYRRTASSRSMLQVGSGQVLSIPSMEASHTGLYSCQARNQLGESNSTEVLLTMREEQRGSQSLPITAGIGVSLFVTLVLALLLLWRKQRTHAEKKKTVSDSRLSGRGTTSTATEDQSDSVYVNIHTFPSSPPPATDVTPHNAIMAPVSCEDEVTYSTVTIKPRNPPPPHHGDRALQGSGSKARENDESVIYATVAKSR; from the exons ATGGAAAGGTGGATTCTTATCATCCTGGTCATAATGCCAG gTGTCTGGAGTGGGGACTGGGGGGTGACCTTGAAAAGTCAGTGTGCTTTAAAAGGGACATCAGTGGTTTTAAAGTGCAAGTATGATTATCCTAGCGGCCATTTCGTCACTTCAGTTGGCTGGTATAAAGCCCGATATGTGTCTGGCGTGGGGAGGTTGTATCCTGTGAGAGACCCCCCTTCATCCCCAGGCCACTTTAGATATGCAGGCAATCGCTGGAGTGACTGCAGTCTGGAGATCAATGATGTACAACACACTGATGAGGGACAGTACTATTTCGAATTTGAGACAACGTTCAACAGATGGATGAGTAGAACATACTCACACTTGTCTGTAAAAG GGTTGACCGCTCATGCACAGCCAGGCACTGTGACAGAGGGGGCCGATGTCAGTCTGACGTGTGAGTCAGGCTGTGATACACCTGTAAACATAGTCTGGTTCAAAGATGGTTTACCTGCACGAAATCCAGTCTTCCAGGCCAGAAGAGAGGATGCCGGGCAGTACCACTGTGCCATTCTGGGGCAAGAGAGCGTCAGGTCTGCCTCCGTGGCTCTGAATGTTCACT ACGCTCCAGAGAAAGTCACACTGTCGATGAATCCATCAGGAGACATCGTCAAAGGAAGTTCGATAactttctcctgcagcagtgatgCCAGCCCACCTGTGACGCAAAGAGGATACAGTCTGTATAAAGACGGACACTTTGTCAGGTCCGGACAGAGTCACGCCATCTCCGACGTCCAGCCCAGCCACAGCGGAATGTACTACTGTCAGGCCTGGAACAATATCAGCAGGAGGGGCAACGACCTCATGAAGTCTGCTGAGGTTCACCTTGATGTCCAGT aCCAGCCAATGAACATCTCTGTCTCAATGGGTCCATCGAATGTTGTTGCGGGCAGCAGTGTGAATCTGACCTGCAGTGGTGCTGCTAACCCTGCAGCAGAATCCTACACCTGGTACAGGAGAACAGCTTCCTCAAGATCCATGCTTCAGGTGGGGTCAGGACAGGTGCTGTCTATCCCCTCCATGGAGGCGTCCCACACTGGACTCTACAGCTGCCAGGCCAGGAACCAACTGGGAGAAAGCAACTCAACTGAGGTGCTGCTGACCATGAGGGAGGAACAGCGTG GCAGCCAGTCCCTCCCAATCACAGCTGGAATTGGAGTCTCTCTTTTTGTGACACTTGTGTTAGCTCTTCTTTTGCTCTG gagaaaacagagaaccCATGCAGAGAAAAAA AAGACTGTGTCTGACTCCAGGCTCAGTGGGAGAGGCACGACCTCAACAGCCACTGAAGATCAATCCGACAGTGTTTACGTCAACATCCACACGttcccatcctctcctccaccagccACTGACGTTACTCCTCACAATGCAATTATG GCGCCAGTGTCCTGTGAAGATGAGGTTACCTACTCAACAGTGACCATCAAACCCAGaaacccccctcctcctcatcatggAGACAGAGCGCTACAGGGCTCCGG GTCTAAAGCCAGAGAGAATGACGAGTCTGTGATCTATGCTACAGTGGCTAAATCCAGGTGA
- the LOC119006512 gene encoding B-cell receptor CD22-like isoform X1: protein MERWILIILVIMPGVWSGDWGVTLKSQCALKGTSVVLKCKYDYPSGHFVTSVGWYKARYVSGVGRLYPVRDPPSSPGHFRYAGNRWSDCSLEINDVQHTDEGQYYFEFETTFNRWMSRTYSHLSVKGLTAHAQPGTVTEGADVSLTCESGCDTPVNIVWFKDGLPARNPVFQARREDAGQYHCAILGQESVRSASVALNVHYAPEKVTLSMNPSGDIVKGSSITFSCSSDASPPVTQRGYSLYKDGHFVRSGQSHAISDVQPSHSGMYYCQAWNNISRRGNDLMKSAEVHLDVQYQPMNISVSMGPSNVVAGSSVNLTCSGAANPAAESYTWYRRTASSRSMLQVGSGQVLSIPSMEASHTGLYSCQARNQLGESNSTEVLLTMREEQRGWCHFTVKNNDLFIWNFKSIIFILYLKWHKCSFSQSNHTVCLSSGSQSLPITAGIGVSLFVTLVLALLLLWRKQRTHAEKKKTVSDSRLSGRGTTSTATEDQSDSVYVNIHTFPSSPPPATDVTPHNAIMAPVSCEDEVTYSTVTIKPRNPPPPHHGDRALQGSGSKARENDESVIYATVAKSR, encoded by the exons ATGGAAAGGTGGATTCTTATCATCCTGGTCATAATGCCAG gTGTCTGGAGTGGGGACTGGGGGGTGACCTTGAAAAGTCAGTGTGCTTTAAAAGGGACATCAGTGGTTTTAAAGTGCAAGTATGATTATCCTAGCGGCCATTTCGTCACTTCAGTTGGCTGGTATAAAGCCCGATATGTGTCTGGCGTGGGGAGGTTGTATCCTGTGAGAGACCCCCCTTCATCCCCAGGCCACTTTAGATATGCAGGCAATCGCTGGAGTGACTGCAGTCTGGAGATCAATGATGTACAACACACTGATGAGGGACAGTACTATTTCGAATTTGAGACAACGTTCAACAGATGGATGAGTAGAACATACTCACACTTGTCTGTAAAAG GGTTGACCGCTCATGCACAGCCAGGCACTGTGACAGAGGGGGCCGATGTCAGTCTGACGTGTGAGTCAGGCTGTGATACACCTGTAAACATAGTCTGGTTCAAAGATGGTTTACCTGCACGAAATCCAGTCTTCCAGGCCAGAAGAGAGGATGCCGGGCAGTACCACTGTGCCATTCTGGGGCAAGAGAGCGTCAGGTCTGCCTCCGTGGCTCTGAATGTTCACT ACGCTCCAGAGAAAGTCACACTGTCGATGAATCCATCAGGAGACATCGTCAAAGGAAGTTCGATAactttctcctgcagcagtgatgCCAGCCCACCTGTGACGCAAAGAGGATACAGTCTGTATAAAGACGGACACTTTGTCAGGTCCGGACAGAGTCACGCCATCTCCGACGTCCAGCCCAGCCACAGCGGAATGTACTACTGTCAGGCCTGGAACAATATCAGCAGGAGGGGCAACGACCTCATGAAGTCTGCTGAGGTTCACCTTGATGTCCAGT aCCAGCCAATGAACATCTCTGTCTCAATGGGTCCATCGAATGTTGTTGCGGGCAGCAGTGTGAATCTGACCTGCAGTGGTGCTGCTAACCCTGCAGCAGAATCCTACACCTGGTACAGGAGAACAGCTTCCTCAAGATCCATGCTTCAGGTGGGGTCAGGACAGGTGCTGTCTATCCCCTCCATGGAGGCGTCCCACACTGGACTCTACAGCTGCCAGGCCAGGAACCAACTGGGAGAAAGCAACTCAACTGAGGTGCTGCTGACCATGAGGGAGGAACAGCGTGGTTGGTGTCACTTTACTGTCAAAAACAATGATTTGTTCATCTGGAACTTTAAATCTATCATcttcattttgtatttaaagtGGCATAAGTGCTCATTTTCCCAGTCTAATCACACAGTCTGTTTGTCCTCAGGCAGCCAGTCCCTCCCAATCACAGCTGGAATTGGAGTCTCTCTTTTTGTGACACTTGTGTTAGCTCTTCTTTTGCTCTG gagaaaacagagaaccCATGCAGAGAAAAAA AAGACTGTGTCTGACTCCAGGCTCAGTGGGAGAGGCACGACCTCAACAGCCACTGAAGATCAATCCGACAGTGTTTACGTCAACATCCACACGttcccatcctctcctccaccagccACTGACGTTACTCCTCACAATGCAATTATG GCGCCAGTGTCCTGTGAAGATGAGGTTACCTACTCAACAGTGACCATCAAACCCAGaaacccccctcctcctcatcatggAGACAGAGCGCTACAGGGCTCCGG GTCTAAAGCCAGAGAGAATGACGAGTCTGTGATCTATGCTACAGTGGCTAAATCCAGGTGA
- the LOC119006512 gene encoding B-cell receptor CD22-like isoform X2, whose translation MERWILIILVIMPGVWSGDWGVTLKSQCALKGTSVVLKCKYDYPSGHFVTSVGWYKARYVSGVGRLYPVRDPPSSPGHFRYAGNRWSDCSLEINDVQHTDEGQYYFEFETTFNRWMSRTYSHLSVKGLTAHAQPGTVTEGADVSLTCESGCDTPVNIVWFKDGLPARNPVFQARREDAGQYHCAILGQESVRSASVALNVHYAPEKVTLSMNPSGDIVKGSSITFSCSSDASPPVTQRGYSLYKDGHFVRSGQSHAISDVQPSHSGMYYCQAWNNISRRGNDLMKSAEVHLDVQYQPMNISVSMGPSNVVAGSSVNLTCSGAANPAAESYTWYRRTASSRSMLQVGSGQVLSIPSMEASHTGLYSCQARNQLGESNSTEVLLTMREEQRGWCHFTVKNNDLFIWNFKSIIFILYLKWHKCSFSQSNHTVCLSSGSQSLPITAGIGVSLFVTLVLALLLLWRKQRTHAEKKTVSDSRLSGRGTTSTATEDQSDSVYVNIHTFPSSPPPATDVTPHNAIMAPVSCEDEVTYSTVTIKPRNPPPPHHGDRALQGSGSKARENDESVIYATVAKSR comes from the exons ATGGAAAGGTGGATTCTTATCATCCTGGTCATAATGCCAG gTGTCTGGAGTGGGGACTGGGGGGTGACCTTGAAAAGTCAGTGTGCTTTAAAAGGGACATCAGTGGTTTTAAAGTGCAAGTATGATTATCCTAGCGGCCATTTCGTCACTTCAGTTGGCTGGTATAAAGCCCGATATGTGTCTGGCGTGGGGAGGTTGTATCCTGTGAGAGACCCCCCTTCATCCCCAGGCCACTTTAGATATGCAGGCAATCGCTGGAGTGACTGCAGTCTGGAGATCAATGATGTACAACACACTGATGAGGGACAGTACTATTTCGAATTTGAGACAACGTTCAACAGATGGATGAGTAGAACATACTCACACTTGTCTGTAAAAG GGTTGACCGCTCATGCACAGCCAGGCACTGTGACAGAGGGGGCCGATGTCAGTCTGACGTGTGAGTCAGGCTGTGATACACCTGTAAACATAGTCTGGTTCAAAGATGGTTTACCTGCACGAAATCCAGTCTTCCAGGCCAGAAGAGAGGATGCCGGGCAGTACCACTGTGCCATTCTGGGGCAAGAGAGCGTCAGGTCTGCCTCCGTGGCTCTGAATGTTCACT ACGCTCCAGAGAAAGTCACACTGTCGATGAATCCATCAGGAGACATCGTCAAAGGAAGTTCGATAactttctcctgcagcagtgatgCCAGCCCACCTGTGACGCAAAGAGGATACAGTCTGTATAAAGACGGACACTTTGTCAGGTCCGGACAGAGTCACGCCATCTCCGACGTCCAGCCCAGCCACAGCGGAATGTACTACTGTCAGGCCTGGAACAATATCAGCAGGAGGGGCAACGACCTCATGAAGTCTGCTGAGGTTCACCTTGATGTCCAGT aCCAGCCAATGAACATCTCTGTCTCAATGGGTCCATCGAATGTTGTTGCGGGCAGCAGTGTGAATCTGACCTGCAGTGGTGCTGCTAACCCTGCAGCAGAATCCTACACCTGGTACAGGAGAACAGCTTCCTCAAGATCCATGCTTCAGGTGGGGTCAGGACAGGTGCTGTCTATCCCCTCCATGGAGGCGTCCCACACTGGACTCTACAGCTGCCAGGCCAGGAACCAACTGGGAGAAAGCAACTCAACTGAGGTGCTGCTGACCATGAGGGAGGAACAGCGTGGTTGGTGTCACTTTACTGTCAAAAACAATGATTTGTTCATCTGGAACTTTAAATCTATCATcttcattttgtatttaaagtGGCATAAGTGCTCATTTTCCCAGTCTAATCACACAGTCTGTTTGTCCTCAGGCAGCCAGTCCCTCCCAATCACAGCTGGAATTGGAGTCTCTCTTTTTGTGACACTTGTGTTAGCTCTTCTTTTGCTCTG gagaaaacagagaaccCATGCAGAGAAAAAA ACTGTGTCTGACTCCAGGCTCAGTGGGAGAGGCACGACCTCAACAGCCACTGAAGATCAATCCGACAGTGTTTACGTCAACATCCACACGttcccatcctctcctccaccagccACTGACGTTACTCCTCACAATGCAATTATG GCGCCAGTGTCCTGTGAAGATGAGGTTACCTACTCAACAGTGACCATCAAACCCAGaaacccccctcctcctcatcatggAGACAGAGCGCTACAGGGCTCCGG GTCTAAAGCCAGAGAGAATGACGAGTCTGTGATCTATGCTACAGTGGCTAAATCCAGGTGA